From a single Deltaproteobacteria bacterium genomic region:
- a CDS encoding polymer-forming cytoskeletal protein gives MAESNRPSGVPADVGAYLGAGTKINGKLHFEGQATIDGEVEGEIVAQGHITVGQQAIVKGKVSAQSILVQGKVMADVVAEKKLEIQPPGSVVGDVTTISLVIGDGAILEGHISMKKNEARVLPIRQDVKKEGVS, from the coding sequence ATGGCAGAAAGCAATCGACCGAGTGGAGTTCCGGCGGATGTGGGCGCATATCTTGGCGCCGGCACGAAGATCAACGGTAAGCTTCATTTTGAAGGACAGGCGACCATCGACGGCGAAGTTGAAGGCGAGATCGTCGCCCAAGGCCACATCACTGTCGGCCAGCAAGCGATCGTCAAAGGAAAAGTTTCCGCCCAGTCGATCTTGGTGCAAGGCAAAGTGATGGCCGACGTGGTGGCCGAGAAAAAATTGGAAATCCAACCGCCCGGCTCGGTGGTCGGCGACGTGACGACCATCAGTCTGGTCATCGGCGACGGCGCGATCCTCGAAGGCCACATCTCGATGAAGAAAAACGAAGCGCGCGTGCTGCCGATCCGCCAAGACGTCAAAAAAGAAGGCGTGTCATAA
- a CDS encoding UbiD family decarboxylase has product MHSEDLRDYLDILEEYHEVQRIGAEVDWNLEMGAITRRVYDLGAPAALFENIKGYPKGFRALGAPLGTSTYPGHGQFARTALAMNMAPSSSAKEIMATYLERKEKLIPPVRVKTGPCKENIDIGDAVDVLKFPIPLIHGGDGGRYIGTWHTVITKDPDSSWVNWGMYRLMVHDRNTLGCLFPMQQHIGQMYQKYEAMNKPMPVAVAIGGQPVIPLVSCVMLPPYVNEADVAGALQGAPIPMVKCETIDLEVPASAEIVIEGEVLPHERRTEGPFGEYMGYEAGKSSPKPILKIKAITYRNNPILPFSNMGMPVHEGQTATALIKGAEIYAELKKLGLPVKAVYCPPFGVGHMCVVSTEIPFINFARRVAHAVWATKPGLFVYYMVIVEPDVDPTNMDEVLHAITTKCHPVNGIHHVPHIPGFPVLLPFLPPKERLIGDAAGVIFDCTWPKDWPKESIPEKATFENLWPKDLQVRVLQNWEAYGFGKAETLKPR; this is encoded by the coding sequence ATGCATAGCGAAGATCTGCGGGATTACCTCGACATCCTCGAAGAGTATCACGAAGTGCAACGGATCGGCGCCGAGGTCGATTGGAATCTCGAGATGGGCGCGATCACGCGCCGGGTCTACGATCTCGGCGCGCCGGCGGCGCTGTTCGAAAATATCAAAGGCTATCCCAAAGGCTTTCGCGCTTTGGGCGCACCGCTGGGCACGAGTACGTATCCGGGCCACGGCCAGTTCGCGCGCACGGCGTTGGCGATGAACATGGCGCCAAGTTCGTCGGCTAAAGAGATCATGGCGACTTATTTAGAGCGCAAAGAAAAATTGATTCCACCGGTGCGAGTCAAGACCGGCCCGTGCAAAGAAAATATCGATATCGGCGACGCGGTGGACGTGCTCAAGTTTCCCATCCCGCTGATCCACGGCGGCGACGGCGGCCGTTACATCGGCACTTGGCACACGGTGATCACCAAGGATCCCGACAGTTCTTGGGTCAACTGGGGCATGTACCGTTTGATGGTGCACGACCGCAATACGCTCGGCTGCTTGTTTCCGATGCAGCAGCATATCGGCCAGATGTATCAAAAATATGAAGCGATGAATAAACCGATGCCGGTGGCGGTCGCGATCGGCGGCCAGCCGGTGATTCCGCTGGTCAGCTGCGTGATGTTGCCGCCCTACGTCAACGAGGCCGATGTCGCCGGCGCGCTCCAAGGCGCGCCGATTCCCATGGTCAAGTGCGAAACTATCGATCTGGAAGTGCCAGCGTCGGCGGAGATCGTCATCGAAGGCGAAGTGCTGCCGCACGAGCGCCGCACCGAAGGGCCGTTCGGCGAGTACATGGGGTACGAGGCCGGCAAGTCGTCGCCCAAACCGATTCTAAAAATCAAAGCGATTACCTATCGCAACAATCCGATCCTGCCGTTTTCCAACATGGGCATGCCGGTGCATGAAGGGCAGACCGCTACCGCCTTGATCAAGGGCGCGGAGATTTATGCTGAATTGAAAAAGCTCGGGCTGCCGGTGAAGGCGGTTTATTGCCCGCCCTTCGGCGTCGGTCACATGTGTGTGGTGTCGACGGAAATTCCGTTCATCAATTTTGCCCGCCGCGTCGCCCACGCGGTGTGGGCGACCAAGCCGGGTCTGTTTGTCTATTACATGGTGATAGTCGAACCCGACGTCGATCCGACCAACATGGACGAAGTGCTGCACGCGATTACCACCAAATGTCATCCGGTCAACGGCATCCACCATGTGCCGCATATTCCCGGCTTTCCGGTGCTGCTGCCGTTCTTACCGCCCAAAGAAAGGTTGATCGGCGACGCCGCCGGCGTGATCTTCGATTGCACCTGGCCAAAGGATTGGCCCAAAGAAAGCATTCCCGAGAAAGCGACCTTCGAAAATCTCTGGCCGAAAGATTTACAAGTGCGCGTGCTGCAGAACTGGGAGGCTTACGGTTTTGGCAAGGCGGAAACTTTGAAGCCGCGCTAG